A segment of the Methanobacterium petrolearium genome:
TTGCAGCGAAATAATTCTGTGCTTCTTCTGATTCTGCAGGGGCACAGGCAAGTTGCCGGTCCGGGAGTTCGATCTGGTAATGTTTGGCTGCTTTGTCCATAATACGTAGATAGTCACTGCAAATCTGATGTCCGCATCCTCGACTGCCAGAGTGAATCAGTACAGTTACCTGATCCTTTTTCAATCCAAATGTTCTGGCTGCATCTTCATCGAATATTTCATCAACTTTTTGAACTTCCAGGAAGTGATTACCCGAACCTAAACTGCCCAATTGGGGTATTCCCCTTTTTTTGGCCTTATCACTCACTTTGGAAGAATCAGCGTCATCCATACAACCATTTTCTTCCAGGTACTCCAGGTCTTCTTCCCAGCCATAACCGTTTTCAACAGCCCATCGTGCCCCATTATCCAGAACATCATCGATTTCACCCTCACGAAGCCTTATTTTTCCTTTACTCCCTAAACCTGAGGGCACGTTTTTAAACATTACATCAACCAGTTCTTTGATCTTGGGTTGAACATCTTCAAATGTGAGGTTTGTGCGTAAGAGCCTTACCCCACAGTTTATGTCGAAACCAACACCTCCAGGGCTTATTACACCTGTGCGGGTGCTGAAAGATCCTACTCCCCCTATGCTGAACCCGTAACCAAAATGGATGTCGGGGAGTCCAATAGAAAATTTCTGTATTCCTGGTAGGCAGGCTACATTTGCCACCTGGTCTACTGCTCCTTTTTCCAGTGTTTTAATAGCATCATCATCCAGATATATCCTGCCAGGAACCCTCATTTCCTTCTTATAATCCCCTGGAACTTCCCAAACGCAATCTCGTACCTTTTTTAGAGTTTTTTCTGTGACCATAAAACCAATCTCCTTAATTAAGCCAGCGACTCCTTATTAATTCTTTCTGAGTCTATTCATCTATTTTAAAATCACTAATTATGAAATTTGATACTGGTTGAATACAAAGTCTTTAGTTATTAGATTAGTTATTATAATGTATCTCCTATACCAAGATTTCTATTTTTACATAGTTTGACAACAACATGAACTAAACCAGAAATCATAAAATAAATGTTTTCAAATAAAATAAGGTATGGATTGGGAAAAGTTTTAAGCATGAAGATGATTTTAATTGTTTAACCAGAATCAAGGGGACATGTTCAATGAAATCAAAAGAAGAAGTCAAGATAAACAAGAAAGATGTTATGGGTGTGATGCATGTTTTTACTCGTGTCCCTCCCCTCATGTTGAAGATGGTTGTGAAAAGAAATAAAAACTTGGTTAAATCATTCGAATCACAAATAAAAGATTATTATGGCAAATTAACTGACGAAGAAATTGCCAAGATAGAAAAAGTCATGGAAACACCAGTACCTCAACTTCAAGGAATATTGAATGAAGCTTACATAGAAAGTGGGCAGAAACAGTTGAAAATACTTGCTGATCCTAAAGCAAAAGACTTTATTGAAAGGAATTTGAGAGAACTTGAACTTTTATTATCATCAATGAATGAATAATTCCATGATCAGACTGGAAATTTTATTATGAGATTAAAAACCAAATACAACAAAAGGAGTATGTTGTAAACCTAAAAAAAGTTTTTTCTGGAATTATTCAAAATAGTCTCCACTTCCCTCCTGGACATGTTAGGCAATATATCCTTACGATAAAGCATTCTCATCATGGTTTTATCCAAGTCAGAGTATTCAGTGATATCAGGGCCACCAGGACATAACGCACTATTTTGATTCTGATTATGATGCAATCCAAGACTATGGGCCAGTTCATGGATGATAACATGGGAACGCCGTTTTTGGCTCAGATTGTCAGTTCCAACGAATACTTTGGCTTTGTAAATTTCCCCAGCAGAGTTACCTCCATAAATACCACTGGTACTCACCAACCAGAGGGTGAAACCATCAGCTTCTGAGGGGTTAACAGAATACTGGGCAAATTGTGCGTGAGGAATGAAATATATCTCAATATCAGGTTCCATTTCATTTTTATCATCAAGTACAAGTTTTAGGCCTCCAACATTTCCATTAATATCATTAACCGCCTTTTTAAGAGTATTAATATCTTCCTGGGTGGGAGAACCCATGATTCGAACTCTTACAACATTAATATTCCATTTACCCACCCGATCATATTTATTACCATAATCATCAGGACTGAAAGCTGTTTCCATAAAAGTGTCGATCTGTTCTTGACTGTATTTTTCATTTTCATTGGAAGAACCAACACCATAAATTTCATTTTGATAAAAAACACCTACAGATATAATTAATATACCCACTACCGCTACTATAATGCAGATTTTGAAGATATTCTGAGACAGGAAGTTTCTAGATGGTTTTTTCATCCCTTCGTAGTTTGGAATTTCCAGTGCATCATCACGTTCTTCATGAATTTTGGATACTTCCCAATCATTCCAAGACTCAATCACTCTTAATTTACCGCCACAATCGCATTTAAGAATGAAATCTTCGGGAGATTCACCTTCCTGAAGTTTGTAACACCCTCCACATTCTTCACAGACTAGATAAGGCATGATAAATCACTACCCATGATTAAAGCCAGAACAAACCAATTTTAATGTTATTTAAAGTATTATCATGTAAAGTTCTAACACAAACTAAAGGTACCCCATGTAAAGTTTTTTTCGTGATCTAGAGTGTTTTACGTATCTAAAATTACCTGCAACATGTAACCGTTTTCTTTCTTAATTTCCATTTGATGGAAGGTGACTGCTTTAACTTCAATTCTTATTTCATGGTTAGATTGCTTGAATTCTTCCCCCCAAATCTTGGAATGGAGAACAATATTACCTGAATTGCCCGGAGTTATCTTAACACTGAATTGGGAGAAAACCAATCCTTCATAGTCATGGATGAAGAGTAATTCACTTAACCAGTCATAGAGAAGGGCCTGTTCATCTTCTGATTCCAGCTGGATATCTCGCTTAATCAGTGGTTTAACACGGGAGGTGTCAGTCATGACTTCAAACATTGCCAGAGCAGCATTCCCAAAAGCCTCATCCAAGGTCCCACCATATGCCCGAAAGCCAACATCAGCAGTTACATCAAAGTATTCATATTTAACTGTATTTTCTTTTTTATCC
Coding sequences within it:
- a CDS encoding RtcB family protein; its protein translation is MVTEKTLKKVRDCVWEVPGDYKKEMRVPGRIYLDDDAIKTLEKGAVDQVANVACLPGIQKFSIGLPDIHFGYGFSIGGVGSFSTRTGVISPGGVGFDINCGVRLLRTNLTFEDVQPKIKELVDVMFKNVPSGLGSKGKIRLREGEIDDVLDNGARWAVENGYGWEEDLEYLEENGCMDDADSSKVSDKAKKRGIPQLGSLGSGNHFLEVQKVDEIFDEDAARTFGLKKDQVTVLIHSGSRGCGHQICSDYLRIMDKAAKHYQIELPDRQLACAPAESEEAQNYFAAMAAAANYAWTNRQMIVHWVRESFEQIFHADAEDMGMEIVYDVAHNIAKKETHTIKGKDTQLYVHRKGATRAFGPGREELPAAYQKVGQPVLLPGTMGTSSYVLHGTEVAMEETFGSTAHGAGRQMSRAGAKRTYHGEEVLKVLENKGIYLKANSMPVVAEEAPGAYKDVDQVVQTVHKSGISRLVGRMVPMGVAKG
- a CDS encoding archease, with translation MDKKENTVKYEYFDVTADVGFRAYGGTLDEAFGNAALAMFEVMTDTSRVKPLIKRDIQLESEDEQALLYDWLSELLFIHDYEGLVFSQFSVKITPGNSGNIVLHSKIWGEEFKQSNHEIRIEVKAVTFHQMEIKKENGYMLQVILDT
- a CDS encoding DUF2927 domain-containing protein; translation: MPYLVCEECGGCYKLQEGESPEDFILKCDCGGKLRVIESWNDWEVSKIHEERDDALEIPNYEGMKKPSRNFLSQNIFKICIIVAVVGILIISVGVFYQNEIYGVGSSNENEKYSQEQIDTFMETAFSPDDYGNKYDRVGKWNINVVRVRIMGSPTQEDINTLKKAVNDINGNVGGLKLVLDDKNEMEPDIEIYFIPHAQFAQYSVNPSEADGFTLWLVSTSGIYGGNSAGEIYKAKVFVGTDNLSQKRRSHVIIHELAHSLGLHHNQNQNSALCPGGPDITEYSDLDKTMMRMLYRKDILPNMSRREVETILNNSRKNFF